The DNA window CTAAGTACTTGTTGGTCTGTGGGAAGCTGAGGATGAGCTGGGAATGAGAATATTCCAGAATATCGATAGAATTATTGGGAACATGGGGTGACCAGTGATGCTGACAGCCCTTTCCAGAGGAAATCTTGaattttgggatatttgggattttCCTCGGTGCCTCTTGATCAATGGGAAGCTGAGGATGAGCTTGGATGGGAATTTTCCAGGATATGAATGGAATTCTTTTGAGAATGCATGGCTGGTGATGCTGATGGGCTTTTCCAGAGGAAATCTGGAATTTTGGGATATCTGGGATTTTCCTCAGTGCCTGTTGGTCAGTGGGAAGCTGAGGATGAGCTGGAAATGGGAATATTCCAGAATATCGTTAGAATTATTGGGAAAATGGGGTGACCAGTGATGTTGAAAGCTCTTTCCAGAGGAAatctggaattttgggatgtCCTGGATTTCCCTAAGTACTTGTTGGTCTGTACAGCTGAGGATGAGCTGGGAATGAGAATATTCCAGAATATCGATAGAATTATTGGGAACATGGGGTGACCAGTGATGTTGACAGCCCTTTCCAGAGGAAACCTTGTATTTTGGGATATCTGGGATTTTCCTCAGTGCCTGTTGGTCTGTGGTAAACCAAGGTAAGAGGAATGGGAATATTCCAGGATGTGAATGGAATTCTTGGGAAAATGCATGATGGGCTTTTCCAGAGTGAATATTCCCGTGGTTAGAAATGCTTCCCAAATTCCTTGGATATCCAGCTGAAAAGAGCCAGGATTAATTCCTGTGTGTTTATTCaggattcctgcttttcccccttGGGTTTCAGTGTCTGTGGCTGGGTTGGAGAGCGTTTCCCTGGGAGAGGAGGCCGGGCAGAGCGAGCTGATGAGCGAGGACATCCGGATCCATTCCTGGCCTTGCTCCTACTACCTGGACACCAGCAAACAATGGATCCCTGGGAAGCTCTCCCTGACTCCCACTTCCATCAGATTCACGGCTGACAAAACGGGAGAGCTCCTGGTGGATTTCCATCTTTCCGGCATCAGCGAGATCAAGAAGGAATCTTCCCATTTAATCTTCAGCTCCCTCACCGTCCTGGAGAAAGGCACCAAGCACTGGTTCGGCTCCCTGCATCCCAACAGGAATGTGGTGTTCAACATCCTGGAGCATTTCTGGAGGGAGCGGCTGGTGTCCAGCCAGGAGGGGGGAGCGGGAGCGGCCTTGGAGTCCAGCAAGGGCAAGGAATTGACGGGAATGTTGGAGGGATCCCAGAAGCGCCTGGAGGACACGGCCAAGGTGCTGCATGCCCAGGGGGAGCAGTTCGACAACATCATGAGGGGACTCCACAAGATCGAGGGGGACATGGATGTGGCTGACAGGTTGGAATGGGAACGTTCCCACAGCTGGGAATGGGTTGGTGGGCCTGGAATTTCTGGGGGAGGGCTTTGGGAAATGAAAGTGTGGATTTTTCGTTggaaggatggagcagctccatgaggagAGACTGAGGAAGTTGGGAATGCTCagctggagaaaggaaaaatccagGGGAGCTCAGAGCAACTtccagggcctggaggggctccaggagagggactggggacaaggatggagggacaggacacagggaatggctcccagtgccagagggcagggatggatgggagattgggaattgggaattcctggctgggatggaattcccagagcagctgtggctgcccctggatccctggcagtgcccaaggccaggctggagcaccctggggcagtgggaattccctgcccatggaatgggaTCACCCTTAGGATCCCTTCCAGTCCAAGCCTTTGTGCCCGTGGGCTCAGGGAGTGTTGGGAATTCAGCTCTGGGAATTCAGGAGTGCCCCaatctccttcctcctgcccgTGCCCTGCtccacaggaataaaactgggATAGGAGCAGGGTTTGCAGTGCCTGTTTCTGCTGCCATTCCTGGGAaatcctgagctgtgctgcttcctTCCCGCCATTTTTCCCTCATGATTTTCCCCCACCATTTTTGTTTCCCtctgttttttccctcccttttttcctctcccgcactttttccctttcccaccctcttttcttccctcccttttcccccacagcttccctggaaaTCCTTTGCCCTGATTTTCTAGGAATATCCACAAGCCTTTAAAACACTTCAGATTGAATGGGAAAGAAGccaaaattgggaattttgggtgaGCTTGTGGCAGGATTGGAATATCCAATATTCCAACAcccaggaaaggcaggaattgtcaggagtgggagcagccagggctcctgggAATATTTGTGCCAAGTATTTCCTTATCTTGGAACCCTCTGGATAAAATTCCAGCAGGAGTGAGGGGaatgcagctctggagcacgaggagaggagaggagtgGGAAAGGACTCAAAGTGTGGGAAGGGACTTGGAATTCCACAGATTCAAGGGTGGCTGAACATTACCCAGCTTGGAGCTGCAGCACGGAATTCCAGAGGGCTCTTCTCAGTTTTTATTGACTTTAAGGAGTATATCCCAAGGTTTTAATGGATTTAAAACAGGGAATGAAAACGGGATTAACTTGGATTTTAGGGATGATTATTGTCAGTTCTCCTTTGAAAAAAAGGGGAATATTTTCCTTATccttggagcaggagctgaatcTGAACAATTCCAGCCCTGGCTAACTTCCCTGTTTGCTGAGAATGTTTTCCTTATGGAGCTGCTCCAACACTGATGGGAAGGTGGGGTCTGGACACTTCTGGGAAGTTTCTGCTGGATTTTGGAGCCTCAAGCTggaatttttattgttttttctgGGAATTTGGGTGTGGAGCAAAGGAAAAGGCATCAGGCTGAGGGGGTGAagaaaaaggagcaggaaaaagcCTTGGAAGTGGTGATGGATGGGCAGGAGTGGGAATATTGAGGAGCAGACACATGGAAATGGGCCTGGAAAAatccacttccttccttcccagctgggATTCTGGGAGTTTTTCCAGTGGATCGTGAGGAGAATGTGGTGTCCCAGCTGGAAGGGAATCCAATATTCAATTGAATATCCAACGTTCAATTTCCTGCATCCTGGGAAATTGTGGATGCGTTTGAGGAGGGATTAAGGAATTCCCGTGTCTGTGGGGATTTTCTTGGAACTGCTGGAATATCCAGGGCTTTTCCCTCTCCCGatcctcccttccctcttccAGGCTGCTAACAGAGCTGGAATCTCCCTCCTGGTGGCCCTTCAGCACCAAACTCTGGAAATCCCCTGTGGAAGCAAAGCCCAAGGAAACGCCCGCGGCTGCAGATCCCAAAAGCCAGGAGGGAATCCTGCTGCGAATCCCGGTGATCATCACGCACAGGACAGACTCCAACGCCAAACCCGGCAAACTCACGGTGCTCCCCTCGGGCCTGGAGATCCAGGATTgcaattcccagctcctgcaccgCTTCGAGGCGCGGGACGTGGACGACATCTGGGTGCACACTCCCTACGAGATCAGCGTGCGGCAGCGCTTCATCGGCAAACCCGACACCTCCTTCCGGCTCCTGGCCGCGCGCATGCCCGAGGCCATCCCCATCCTGGAGATGCAGTTCAGCAAGAAAATCCAGTTCTTGGAGGATGCTCTTGGGTTTGCCGGAGCCAGGAAGTCCCCTCAGGCGGATTTGGGGACGTCCATCTGGCAGGCAGGTGGGTGCCAGGGGGTTCCAGGCTCCAGAGGTTTTCCAAGGAGTATTCCCGAGGCCGTGGTGAGTGAGTCCATGACAAACCCAAGGAATAAACTCCAGGTGATTTCAGAGCCTTTGAcgctgctgcttttcctggagGTAATTCCCAGTTTAACACCCAATAATTAGTATCCAATACTCAATAATTAATATCCAATATCCCTTATCTAATATCCAGTGTTTAATATCCAGTATCCCATATCCAGTATCCAGTGTTTAATATCAAGTGGATTTGGGAGCATCCATCTGGGGATGCCAGGGGGTTCCAGGCTCCAAAGGTTTTTTCCAAGGAATATTCCAGAGGTCATGGTGAGTGAGTCCATGGTAAATCCAAGGGATAAACTCCAGGTGGCTTCAGAGTCtttggcattgctgctgcttttcctggagTTAATTCCCAGCTAGAAGGGAATATCCAATATTCAATAGCTAATAATTAATACCCAAGAATTGCTATCCAATACCCAATAATTAATGTCCAGTATCCAGTGTTTAATATCCAGTATCCAATGTTTAATATCAGGTGGATTTGGGAATGTCCATCTGGAGGTGCCAGGGGGTTCCAGGCTCCAAAGGTTTTCCAAGGATATTCCGGAGGCAAATTGGCCCTGAGTCTATGGTGAGGATGAATTCCAGGAATAAACTCCAGGTGGCTTCAGAGCctttggcactgctgctgcttttcctggagttaattcccagctggaagggAATAGCCAATATTCCATAGCCAATAATTAATACCCAATAATTACTGTCCTATACTCAATAACTAATACCCAGTGTTTAATATCCCAAATCCAGTGTTTAATATCCAATATCCCATATCCAACATCTGATATTCAATACTCAGTATCCCATATCCAGTATTCCATATCCAATATCCAGTATTTAATATCCAATACCCAATAATTAATATCCAATAGCCAGTATCCCGTATCCCATATCCAATAATTACTATCCAATATCCCATATCCAACATCCAATATTCAATATTCCGTATCCCATATTTAATATCCCATATCCAATATTTCATATCTGGTATTCAGTATTTAATAATGAATATTCCATGTTCTATAGCCAATGTTTAATATTCAATATTTCATATCCAATATCCAATATTTAATACCCAATAATTAATATCCAAGTATTAATACCCAGTATTTAATATCCAATATCCCATATCAAATATCCCGTATGCCATGTCCAATATCCCATATCAAATATACCATATCTGGTATTCAGTATTTAATAATGGATATTCCACGTTCTGTACCCAGTGTTTAATATCCAATATCCAGTGTTTAATAGCTAACACCCAATAATTAATATCCAATTATTAATACCCAGTATTTAATATCCAATATCCCATATCAGATATCCCGTATGCCATGTCCAATATCCCATATCAAATATACCATATCTGGTATTCAGTATTTAATAATGGATATTCCACGTTCTGTACCCAGTGTTTAATATCCCATATCCAATATCCAGTGTTTAATAGCTAACACCCAATAATTAATATCCAATTATTAATACCCAGTATTTAATATCCAATATCCCATATCAAATATCCCGTATGCCATGTCCAATATCCCATATCAAATATACCATATCTGGTATTCAGTATTTAATAATGGATATTCCACGTTCTGTACCCAGTGTTTAATATCCAATATCCAGTGTTTAATAGCTAACACCCAATAATTAATATCCAATTATTAATACCCAGTATTTAATATCCAATATCCCATATCAGATATCCCGTATGCCATGTCCAATATCCCATATCAAATATACCATATCTGGTATTCAGTATTTAATAATGGATATTCCACGTTCTGTACCCAGTGTTTAATATCCAATATCCAGTGTTTAATAGCTAACACCCAATAATTAATATCCAATTATTAATACCCAGTATTTAATATCCAATATCCCATATCAGATATCCCGTATGCCATGTCCAATATCCCATATCAAATATACCATATCTGGTATTCAGTATTTAATAATGGATATTCCACGTTCTGTACCCAGTGTTTAATATCCCATATCCAATATCCAGTGTTTAATAGCTAACACCCAATAATTAATATCCAGTCACTAATACCCAGTATTTATTAGCCAATATCCCATATCCAGTAGTAAATATCCAATATTCAGTGTGTAATATCCAATATTCCATAGTCAATGTTTAATATCCCATATCTGATATTTAATATATCACATCCCATATCCAATATCCCATATAAAATATCCCATATCAAATGTCCCATGTCCAGTATCCCATATAAAATATCCCATATCTAGTATCCCAGGTCCAATATCCCATATCCAATTTCCAATATCCAGTATTCCATAGCCAATATTTAATATCCAATATCCCATATCCAATATTTATATTAAACCTTTAATTCCCCTAAATCCTTTCCCCAATTTTCCAGGAATCTTGAGTTAGAACATGGGATAAACCTGATTTTCCCATATTAACTCCAGGATTTTGATATTAGACATGTCCAGGTATGGGAATTCCAGAAATTTTAGAGTAATTTTAAGAAAACTTTGGAGCCCGAAAATTCCCAACAAGAAATTTGACATTTTTTACTATTAATCCTAAAATTCCAGGATGGGTTTTTTAGCCCAGCCTTGGAATTTTCAACAGCTTGGAATTTATTCTTCCAACATCActgaatccttttttttccctaatttttaatcctaaaagagcaaagaaaagatGGATCCAGAACCAAAAACAACTGGAAAATTGGGATAAATTCAGAAATCCACCAATTTCTGCTTGGAatcccagcagggaaggggaatATCCTGGTTTTGAGGAATATTCCAgcttggaaaagctgctggattTTTAAGGAAGTAAATTTTGGCCTCTAGAATTTCCTGTTATCCCAAAAAATTCCTAGTTCCTGAGGGAATTCCAGGAAATAATTGGAtctccagcccttttccagaggctttcctgctgttttccagctggattTTGTTCTCCTTCCCTGGTTAATTTAGAAAACTTTGGGAAGCAGAGGGGAGCTGATAGAAATCCTGATTTTTCcggttttttttgtgttttccttggaTTTGTCGCCGTTCCCATTCTGTCACAAGGTGGCGCTCACGGACTGTGTGGGagcctttgggatttttccatagaaaactgattttttttcttttttttttttttttcttatttttttccctttatctcaaatcaggaggggaaaaaaatagttttttctgTTCCCCCCGTGTGTTTTCCAATAGGAAATTAATCCAAGGATTTTTGGCATAAATCACCCTACAGGGCATGGAAATCTTTGGggaaattctgtattttccctCAAAACTGCCACAAACCCACCTGGATCTTTTGTTTACACCAACCGTGCCCTCAGTTTATGCCTAAATTTATAGAAATTCCAAAAAAAGTCCACTTTGGCTTCATTCCATGCGGAAAAGGAATTTagggaattatttttatttaatacttACTggctaattttatttttaaaatattaattatcaATTAATTTGTTATTATTGAAATAGTGAtgataataacaacaacaatataATCATcaactattattattattactattattattattattattattattattattattattattattactttctcaatttttttaacCTGCTTTGCACTTTTTtccagtgggttttttttggataAACATTGAAATTTTAGAACAGTTTTAATCCAATTTTATCCCAAAGAATGGCTGAGAATTCCCATGAATCTTCACATTCCAAATGATCCTGTTTTCCAGAGGCTTcctaaataagaaataaaatttaaaaaaataattatttaaaaaataaaataacataaaagaACCTAAatagcataaaaataaataaagataaaataacaaaacataaataaaaaaggctccctaaataagaaattaaatttaaaaaataattatttaaaaaagaaaataacttaaaataacataaataacataaaaataaagtgAAGATAAAATAACAAACcataaataaaatgaagtaaaattaaatgaagaaaaaacaaaagagaaaaaatgaagagaaaattttaaaaaaggagaaaaattgtTAGGTTTTcggtgctgtttaggtggcctggaaaggcccagggatggccttgaagagcccggcgcttcaaagaacgaggagagacttctgatcttgtctcggtctcggtgtttattaattgtttatctaaaagattttctttcagcccgacagaggtctgcacagcaagtcagccatgggcacactgagagcccccggggcggtcacttatctttatactcaaaattacatttacaatatttatcatttttccccaataccttctacccttattaaccagtgcacttttagtaataaccaatcccaaagtgccaccatcaccacagaagatggaggccaagaagaagaagaagaaggacaggacacgccccaattcctccatcttacttctttagacccccctgtaccaaaatcctaaaccctgtgttttacactttaactaacttatcccttcaccattcacccagtgaaaccttcccagtcctcatacaggtgtcgtctcccgtgtcggatcaaagccctgccaccagacacttctggcaacattccaggactcctgagccccccaagggtggtctcggcctctctgcatctccatcctgaggtgctgagatcccacaaaaaataaagagaaattgtaGGGAATACACTTTGAATATTCccagaaaatcagaatttaatgGGAAAAATTGGATCCTGGGCATTCCCAGATTCCCATGGAGCAAAGCACAGCCCAAGCACTTTgatcccagaattccagaatgaTCCTGAAGGACTCCACGAGCAGCAGTTCCGTTCTCCCGCGCTCCCCTTGGGCATTCCCAGGGATTCCCCaactccctggcagctcctgaagCTCCCCctcctttccaggcaggaattTTTCCCTAACGTGGAATTTCTCTGGCAGCCACGGGATTCCTGGGGGCCGCGGGGGGTCCCGAAGGGCCGGCCAAGGAGCAGGTGCAGCTGCAGAAAGTGTCCCAGGAGGAGGCCAAGGAGCTCCGGCAGGTGAGAATGGGGATGGAATTTGCCAGAATTAATTcccagaatgaccaggttgggagagaccttcaaGGCCGTCGAGTCCgacccagccccaacagctcaaccaaaccctggcacccagtgccacatccaggctgtgttaaacacacccagggatggggactgcaccacctccctcaTCCCTgagaattcccaaaattcccccaaattcacagaattcccagaatcacagaatcactgggttggaagagacctcaaagatcatcgagtccaacccagccccagcacctgaactcaaccctggcacccagtgccacatccaggctgtgttaaacacacccagggatggggactgcaccacctccccgggcagccattccagagcTTTATCACTATGTTATTCTGTTTTTTgaatcattatttttaaattatatttatttttaaatttatttgatttgaacgtaatttatttttattttacttatattatttgtgttatgttattttattttttaaataggattgttttaaattttttatttttattacttttaaattgtatttatttgattttcattttttattttctttcatttataaattattaaattgttaaattatttaaagattattatttattaatttaatctTTATTAATTTGAATTCATTTATTATTCACttagtatttatttaaatatttttattatttaattatttaaattcttggattattttagtttttaaaatttaattatttgaatttttattccttattttacacttaatttctttgattttatttcattttaattgatttcgttttatttctttctaattGGAAAAATAtcctgccagagggcagggctggatgggatattgggaattgggaattcctggctgggatggaattcccagagcatctggggctgcccctgaatccctgaagtgtccaaggccaggttggatccacgtgggatggtgggaggtgtccctgctcggAACTGGATCATCCttaaggtcctttcccacccaaattctgggattctggaatGTCAGTCCATGAATTATCCCATTGCTCCCAAGCCCCAAATTCTGGGATGTCAGTCCATGGACATCCCATTGCTCCCAAGAACCcaaattctgggattctgggatatCAGTCCATGAATTATCCCATTGCTCCCAAGCCCCCAAATTCTGGGATGTCATCCATGAATATCCCATTGCTGCCAAGCCCCAAATTCCTGGATTGTGGGATATCAGTCCGTGAATTTTCTTATTACTCCCAGGCCCCcaaattctgggattctgggatgtCAGTCCATGAATATCCCATTGCTCCCAAGCCCCAAATTCTGGGTGTCAGTCCATGAATATCCCATTGCTCCCAAGCCCCAAATTCTGGGAGATCAGTCCATGAATATCCCATTGCTCCCAAGCCCCAAATTCTGGGAGATCAGTCCATGAATATCCCATTGCTCCCAAGCCCCAAACTCTGGGTGTCAGTCCGTGAATATCCCATTGCTCCCAAGCCCCAAATTCCTGGATTGTGGGATGTCAGTCCGTGAATTTTCTTATTACTCCCAGGCCCCCAAATTCTGGGATGTCAGTCCATGAATTATCCCATTGCTCCCAATCCCCcaaattctgggattctgagaTGTCAGTCCATGAATTATCCCATTTCTCCCACCCCCcaaattctgggattctggaatGTCATCCATTAATTATCCCATTGCTCCCAAGCCCCCAGATTCTGGAATGTCAGTCCATGAATATCCCACTGCTCCCAAGCCCCAAATTCTGGGATGTCAATCCATGAATTATCCCATTGCTCCCAAGCCCcaaattctgggattctgggatatCAGTCCATGAATTATCCCATTGCTCCCAAGCCCCCAGATTATGGGATTCTGGAATGTCAGTCCATGAATTATCCCATTGCTCCCAAGCCCCCAGATTATGGGATTCTGGAATGTCAGTCCATGAATTATCCCATTGCTCCCAAGCCCCCAGATTATGGGATTCTGGAATGTCAGTCCATGAATTATCCCATTGCTCCCAAGCCCCcaaattctgggattctgggatatCAGTCCATGAATTATCCCATTGCTCCCAAGCCCCAAATTATGGGATTCTGGGATGTCATCCATGAATTTTCCCATTGTTCCGGAGCCCTCACCACGAGCTCTCCACGTTTCCCTCCGCAGATCCTGAAGAAGCTCAAGGGCCTGGCGCTGGAGACGGAGGCGGAGCTGGAGCGGCAGGACGAGGCGCTGGACTCCATCGGCAGCTCCGTGGATCGCGCCACGCTCACCATCGAGCGGCAGAACCGCAGGATGAGGAAGCTGACGTAGCTTTCCGCCggagcaggagggtgggggAGCCGGGATGTTCAGGACTGGATTTTCCAGAGACGctttgggaagggtttggggtgaggTTTGGAAAATGGCGCTGCTGGGGGTGAGCTCCTGAGAGGATTGAAGCGGTTCCTGGACTTGGATGGTGGTTGGATCTTGGATGAGGTTTGGATTTTGGATGCAATTGGATCTTGGATGCAATTGGATCTTGGATGATGGTTGGATCTTGGATGAGGTTTGGGTCTTGGACAGTGTTTGAACCTTGGATCACAGTTGGACCTTGGACAGTGTTTGGATTTTGGATGATGGTTGGATCTGGACCATAGTTGGATCTTGGATGGTTGGATCTTAGATGAAGGTTGGACCTTGGATAATGTTTGGATCTTGGATGAGGTTTGCATGTTGCAGGATGGTTGGATCTTGGATAAGGTTTGGATCGTGGATAGTGTTTGGACCTTGGATCATGGCTGGActttggatggggtttggatcTTGGACAGCATTTGGATCTTGGACAGTGCTTGGATTTTGGATAATGATTGGATCTTGGATGGTTGGACCTTGGATGAGGTTTGGATCTTAGATGAGGTTTGGATTGGATCTTAGATGAAGGTTGGACCTGGGATAATGTTTGGATCTTGGATAAGGTTTGGATCTTGGACAGTGTTTGGATCTTGGACAGTGTTTGGATTTTGGATGGCAG is part of the Ammospiza nelsoni isolate bAmmNel1 chromosome 1, bAmmNel1.pri, whole genome shotgun sequence genome and encodes:
- the SNAP47 gene encoding synaptosomal-associated protein 47, whose translation is MSEDIRIHSWPCSYYLDTSKQWIPGKLSLTPTSIRFTADKTGELLVDFHLSGISEIKKESSHLIFSSLTVLEKGTKHWFGSLHPNRNVVFNILEHFWRERLVSSQEGGAGAALESSKGKELTGMLEGSQKRLEDTAKVLHAQGEQFDNIMRGLHKIEGDMDVADRLLTELESPSWWPFSTKLWKSPVEAKPKETPAAADPKSQEGILLRIPVIITHRTDSNAKPGKLTVLPSGLEIQDCNSQLLHRFEARDVDDIWVHTPYEISVRQRFIGKPDTSFRLLAARMPEAIPILEMQFSKKIQFLEDALGFAGARKSPQADLGTSIWQAATGFLGAAGGPEGPAKEQVQLQKVSQEEAKELRQILKKLKGLALETEAELERQDEALDSIGSSVDRATLTIERQNRRMRKLT